The following proteins are encoded in a genomic region of Amphiura filiformis chromosome 18, Afil_fr2py, whole genome shotgun sequence:
- the LOC140139983 gene encoding uncharacterized protein isoform X1 has translation MRLLLLLTMLGLVWAVSINKLPPTEDELIEYVGSLGKTTEVDMVPPVISCINDVTRSVNIGVTGTTVTWTEPSATDNSGTVSLTSQTHTPGSFFVVGTTQVTYIFTDASGNTATCTFNVHVVEPRFGVDMVAPVITCIGDITRTVKTGTTGTTVTWTEPTATDNSGTVSLTSRTHAPGDTFIVGTSQVTYTFTDGSGNTATCIFNVNVTQLGSIVPAQGPIEGSRDGRWGQVEGGMLTNVACGILPGVGPYTRIVNGYQAAEGSWPWIGSLRLPDGTNWCGATLLNERWAITAAHCMIPKPPETEFPTSIVFGDNSLWLDPSPNRQISFFTKVYNHPLYNSVTLDNDISLLYLESWIEYTDFVQPICLATIVDEGNTYMNCQSAGWGALQEDGNGPDLLQEVTLPLAAMEQCNSGSDNIICAGGDWVNPGDTCQGDSGGPLICESVYDNALHLVGVVSYGYGCATPGNYGYYTRVSSYIEWIRNVVH, from the exons ATGAGACTTCTACTGCTTTTGACGATGTTGGGTTTGGTATGGGCCGTAAGTATCAATAAG TTACCTCCTACAGAAGATGAACTTATCGAGTACGTTGGGTCTTTAGGAAAGACAACAGAGG TGGACATGGTCCCTCCAGTAATTTCTTGCATCAACGACGTCACACGATCAGTCAATATTGGAGTCACTGGAACCACCGTCACCTGGACTGAGCCATCTGCCACTGATAACTCTGGCACAGTATCTTTGACATCACAAACCCATACTCCAGGATCTTTCTTCGTTGTTGGCACCACTCAAGTTACCTACATATTCACTGATGCATCTGGCAACACCGCGACTTGCACATTTAATGTTCATGTTGTTGAAC CTCGTTTTGGGGTTGACATGGTCGCTCCAGTAATTACTTGCATCGGGGACATCACACGAACAGTCAAAACTGGAACCACTGGAACCACCGTCACCTGGACTGAGCCAACTGCCACTGACAACTCTGGCACAGTATCTTTGACATCAAGAACCCATGCTCCAGGAGACACATTCATTGTTGGTACAAGTCAAGTTACTTACACATTCACTGATGGATCTGGCAACACCGCAACTTGCATATTTAATGTTAACGTTACTCAAC TTGGATCAATAGTTCCTGCTCAGGGGCCAATTGAAGGATCACGAGATGGAAGATGGGGACAAGTTGAAGGGG GCATGCTTACAAATGTCGCATGTGGCATACTACCTGGAGTGGGGCCATACACTCGAATTGTCAACGGATATCAGGCAGCAGAAGGAAGTTGGCCGTGGATTGGTAGTCTTAGATTACCTGATGGTACTAATTGGTGCGGTGCTACCCTGCTAAATGAACGCTGGGCTATCACCGCGGCTCATTGCAT GATCCCTAAACCGCCTGAAACGGAATTTCCAACAAGTATTGTCTTTGGCGATAATTCACTTTGGTTGGACCCAAGTCCAAATCGACAGATATCTTTCTTTACAAAAGTGTATAACCACCCACTCTACAACTCCGTTACGCTTGATAACGATATCAGTCTGTTATACCTGGAGTCCTGGATAGAGTATACAGATTTCGTACAACCCATATGTTTGGCTACAATTGTGGATGAAGGAAACACGTACATGAATTGCCAATCTGCTGGTTGGGGCGCTCTCCAAGAAGACGGAAATG GTCCAGATCTATTACAGGAGGTGACTCTACCGTTGGCTGCAATGGAGCAGTGTAACAGTGGATCCGACAATATCATCTGCGCTGGCGGGGACTGGGTTAATCCAGGGGACACGTGCCAG GGAGATAGCGGCGGTCCTTTGATCTGTGAAAGCGTTTATGACAATGCACTGCATCTGGTAGGCGTGGTCAGCTATGGATACGGATGTGCTACTCCTGGAAACTATGGCTACTATACTCGTGTATCGTCATATATTGAATGGATTCGAAACGTAGTCCATTGA
- the LOC140139983 gene encoding chymotrypsin-like protease CTRL-1 isoform X2 codes for MRLLLLLTMLGLVWAVSINKLPPTEDELIEYVGSLGKTTEVDMVPPVISCINDVTRSVNIGVTGTTVTWTEPSATDNSGTVSLTSQTHTPGSFFVVGTTQVTYIFTDASGNTATCTFNVHVVEPRFGVDMVAPVITCIGDITRTVKTGTTGTTVTWTEPTATDNSGTVSLTSRTHAPGDTFIVGTSQVTYTFTDGSGNTATCIFNVNVTQRMLTNVACGILPGVGPYTRIVNGYQAAEGSWPWIGSLRLPDGTNWCGATLLNERWAITAAHCMIPKPPETEFPTSIVFGDNSLWLDPSPNRQISFFTKVYNHPLYNSVTLDNDISLLYLESWIEYTDFVQPICLATIVDEGNTYMNCQSAGWGALQEDGNGPDLLQEVTLPLAAMEQCNSGSDNIICAGGDWVNPGDTCQGDSGGPLICESVYDNALHLVGVVSYGYGCATPGNYGYYTRVSSYIEWIRNVVH; via the exons ATGAGACTTCTACTGCTTTTGACGATGTTGGGTTTGGTATGGGCCGTAAGTATCAATAAG TTACCTCCTACAGAAGATGAACTTATCGAGTACGTTGGGTCTTTAGGAAAGACAACAGAGG TGGACATGGTCCCTCCAGTAATTTCTTGCATCAACGACGTCACACGATCAGTCAATATTGGAGTCACTGGAACCACCGTCACCTGGACTGAGCCATCTGCCACTGATAACTCTGGCACAGTATCTTTGACATCACAAACCCATACTCCAGGATCTTTCTTCGTTGTTGGCACCACTCAAGTTACCTACATATTCACTGATGCATCTGGCAACACCGCGACTTGCACATTTAATGTTCATGTTGTTGAAC CTCGTTTTGGGGTTGACATGGTCGCTCCAGTAATTACTTGCATCGGGGACATCACACGAACAGTCAAAACTGGAACCACTGGAACCACCGTCACCTGGACTGAGCCAACTGCCACTGACAACTCTGGCACAGTATCTTTGACATCAAGAACCCATGCTCCAGGAGACACATTCATTGTTGGTACAAGTCAAGTTACTTACACATTCACTGATGGATCTGGCAACACCGCAACTTGCATATTTAATGTTAACGTTACTCAAC GCATGCTTACAAATGTCGCATGTGGCATACTACCTGGAGTGGGGCCATACACTCGAATTGTCAACGGATATCAGGCAGCAGAAGGAAGTTGGCCGTGGATTGGTAGTCTTAGATTACCTGATGGTACTAATTGGTGCGGTGCTACCCTGCTAAATGAACGCTGGGCTATCACCGCGGCTCATTGCAT GATCCCTAAACCGCCTGAAACGGAATTTCCAACAAGTATTGTCTTTGGCGATAATTCACTTTGGTTGGACCCAAGTCCAAATCGACAGATATCTTTCTTTACAAAAGTGTATAACCACCCACTCTACAACTCCGTTACGCTTGATAACGATATCAGTCTGTTATACCTGGAGTCCTGGATAGAGTATACAGATTTCGTACAACCCATATGTTTGGCTACAATTGTGGATGAAGGAAACACGTACATGAATTGCCAATCTGCTGGTTGGGGCGCTCTCCAAGAAGACGGAAATG GTCCAGATCTATTACAGGAGGTGACTCTACCGTTGGCTGCAATGGAGCAGTGTAACAGTGGATCCGACAATATCATCTGCGCTGGCGGGGACTGGGTTAATCCAGGGGACACGTGCCAG GGAGATAGCGGCGGTCCTTTGATCTGTGAAAGCGTTTATGACAATGCACTGCATCTGGTAGGCGTGGTCAGCTATGGATACGGATGTGCTACTCCTGGAAACTATGGCTACTATACTCGTGTATCGTCATATATTGAATGGATTCGAAACGTAGTCCATTGA